The genomic interval CATCTGTAGTAAAGATGACTCTGGACGGTTATGCATCAGTGCTGTTCTTTGGATTCACAGCTATCTATGTGCGTCCAAATACAGAAATACTCCTGTGGCTTTTTCCAAGCTTAGAAATATATACACCACAACATAAATGGAAACAGACAAAAAAGTAATCACATGTATATTAGGAATCGTAcagtattaaaataataatcattatttcaGTGGCTGCATTTTCATGCCAAATGTTTAGCCAGTGTCACATTCCTTCTTggaaaaaattatattacagTTACAGATTTTGTTTTTCTGGTCATCCGTATCTTTATTTTATAGTCGTAACTATCAATAATTTTGCCATAACTTTGTGATATTTCATTTGGTCAAATCACAGCTAAACTCTGTGTAACAGCACATGATATATCTCTATTTCCCATGTCATCGTTGGAATTGGAACTCGCTCAGACATTATGACTCTATCTGGGATGTGCAACACTGTTCCATAATATTTAGATACATCTATAACATAACATGAATCTCCTATTCTTCATAATTTTTACGATTCTCGATTATCTTTTAATGTTTCATATCTTTGAATTCCAAAAAAAGTCACTATAAACATAAACATCCTGATATGAATTTGATGAGGTCACATGGGCAGCAAGTGATCATCTCTCTCTTCTGACTCCTCCCCCAAAGGCTCAGTGGCAACACCCCGGTAGGTAGGCGGTTCCTCCCGACTGCCCCGGGACCGACACACAAAGTCACACCCATCCTAAAATGATGAAAAGACAGACAAGTTTAAAACGCGTCCGTTAACGCCATGGCCATGGGCGTAGATCGTCAACACTCACTGCACTCAGATTTCCAATTTCCTGCCAGAAAGAGATGTTGGGAAATTGCTCCATTCCTTTGGCTCCGACAACTAGTCGCTGGTAGAGAAATCCGCCAATCATGTACACCGCCAAGCAGGAAAAACCACTGACAAAACACATGAACACAGCTCAGAGAATCACCAATACTGTTAACATGCCAAAATACAACTACAGCTAATGAAGCCATGTTGGTTCATTCTTACACGAACAGCAGAATCGAACCCAAGCTCAGTTTAGAGGATACAGGTGGACAGACAGCACTGGAATCCAGCTCAAACAGATAAAAACAGTCCTTCACCCTTTCTCTCTCCTCCAGAATTATTGCTAGATCTCCCTGTGGTGGAAGGAGGGGGACAAAATAAATGAGCAAATAAACAAGTGGCAGGTGAATCATTTTATTACTAAATTACAAACAGAAGTTTCCCCAGACCCAGGTTTACAGGACTGCCTAATGGTGCATAGCACCTCAAATTAATAATGTATCAGTTAGTCCATGACTGGATCATGCACACTCGCTAATTTCAGATGCACCCTTAGGCTTTGCTCACATTAACAGGCAGTAGTAACACAAATTAGATGTTTTCATGGCTGTTTTGGACACAGAAGTCAGACcttttcaaatcagatttgAGTTGCTTTTATATGTGGTCATAGATCGGATACATAACCGAATCGCAGCCATGAGGCATGATTGGGAACAATCAGATCggaatttgtgtgtttttttgcgTATATGCATGTGCTGAGCATTTTCTGTTGTTGGTAACACAGACGACTGTGCAAAAATGTATCATTGTGCCATTTCAGAGGACAGCtgcatttacattacatttagaTACAAGTCATTTGTAATTATCAATGTGAACCATCAAGGTATGCTAACCTGGTCAGCGCAAAACTTCGGAATTGAACACTGAGGCTCGTAATGTGAACGTAGCCTTAGTGATTCTGGCCTGGACCCGTGTAACAATGTATTATGTAATAATGCCTCATTATATAATAACTCAACACAAGGGAAATTcaatgattataataataataataataataataataatgataattatgatggtgataataacaaCATAATACTGCAATATAAAATTACAATGTAGCAATCCGACATCCGGAATTCCACTTACCGCCAGGACTCCTGGCTTGCAAGAGATCATGATGATGGCCTTCCGGTCttcactggtacagtgagtctCATACTGAGAGCCGTTCCTGTAGATCAGCATCACCCAGTCTCctggaggagggggtggggtgttAAAATAggatgtacactcacctaaaggattattaggaacaccatactaatacggtgtttgaccccctttcgccttcagaactgccttaattctacgtggcattgattcaacaaggtgctgaaagcattctttagaaatgttggcccatattgataggaatagtatcttgcagttgatggagatttgtgggatgcacatccagggcacgaagctcccgttccaccacatcccaaagatgctctattgggttgagatctggtgactgtgggggccattttagtacagtaaactcattgtcatgttcaagaaaccaatttgaaatgattcgagctttgtgacatggtgcattatcctgctggaagtagccatcagaggatgggtacatggtggtcataaagggatggacatggtcagaaacaatgctcaggtaggccgtggcatttaaacgatgcccaattggcactaaggggcctaaagtgtgccaagaaaacatcccccacaccattacaccaccaccaccagcctgcacagtggtaacaaggcatgatggatccatgttctcattctgtttacgccaaattctgactctaccatttgaatgtctcaacagaaatcgagactcatcagaccaggcaacatttttccagtcttcaactgtccaattttggtgagctcatgcaaattgtagcctctttttcctatttgtagtggagatgagtggtacccggtggggtcttctgctgttgtagcccatccgcctcaaggttgtgtgtgttgtggcttcacaaatgctttgctgcatacctcagttgtaaagagtggttatttcagtcaaagttgctcttctatcagcttgaatcagtcggcccattctcctctgacctctagcatcaacaaggtatttttgcccacaggactgccgcatactggatgtttttccctttgcacaccattctttgtaaaccctagaaatggttgtgcgtgaaaatcccagtaactgagcagattgtgaaatactcagaccggcccgtctggcaccaacaaccatgccacgctcaaaattgcttaaatcacctttctttcccattctgacattcagtttggagttcaggagattgtcttgaccaggaccacacccctaaatacattgaagcaactgccatgtgattggttgattagataattgcattaatgaggaattgaacaggtgttcctaataatcctttaggtgagtgtatactgaTCTACAGGATCTATAGATCTATGCAGTCtccacaaagcaggaaaaaCAGTGTCTCTAATGCAATGTTTCTCAGCTCAGACACCCAGACAGTCCCTCCCAGGTaggaagctgggaaggagcaaaaatgtggaccatcagaaggtccccaaggaccgggttgggaaactcTAGTGCAGggatggccaatcttatccgcaaagggccggtgtgtatgcgggttttcgctgcaactccctaattagattactaattagaggactgattggctgaagagtcctcacacctaggtttgaacagctgacctacaggttatcccaaaaacctacatacacaccggccctttgcagataagattggccacccctgctctagtgTAAAGCAAGAGTGATATACAATTTCATTACTAAAGCCATTCTTCACCCAGGTTCCCAGTTAGCTTATGATCATACAAAATGTTCACAATGgacctcattcaccaaccgttcttacgaacaaatttgttcttaaaccccacgtaTGCATTCTTTTACAAAGAATGTaacattcaccaatgttttcttatctgaatttgttcttagctaagaacagaatctacgcacactcaagaccattcgtacacacatttgagtaatgatagtttgttcaaaataattggttatagcagttttgttcattctacagttgATAAAATGATagcatttgaataatttataaaagtaaaatataaaaaataactttaaagtgtaaaaattattttcatggcaGTAACGGCAATCATGCGGATTTTAAATAGGTCTGTCTGCGCattggccttgctatcaaaatggcatttctgttacttcttgaagagcttgccaatcgtggtctgagaagggaacgcatgtttgaagatcatttagatttatttggcacacagcgTTCACTGAGAAGGTGATATCTTTCCATGTGTCAGCTTTCTTGGGGGCTTTATATCTACTGGTTATGCTACATAAAatgtgtctatttgcatttacctcctgtacagtacaatccagttataacggacttcatgggacctggcaaaacagtccattatatccgaagtccgttatatccagagttgctgtatgcccagaacacaactaaaggacaccatttactcatgccacaccccagcagacatacttgtggtatagattattatattgtacatgtagtaatccaactttacctgaccagatgcatgactattaataatcccgactacgtatctgcgctggatatcaccggcacgccaagCGCCTTGTCGGCGAAGCTGTAGTTTGtctgttataagcgaaattccattATATGCCAGTCCGCTATATCTGATGCTTTtgctgcatgttcttaaaggcacacggccggtgttct from Paramormyrops kingsleyae isolate MSU_618 chromosome 9, PKINGS_0.4, whole genome shotgun sequence carries:
- the m6pr gene encoding cation-dependent mannose-6-phosphate receptor; amino-acid sequence: MYIFHKMPVLSLVVLLVLVIEDGEAGNNTSNCKLGSVSKNSQAEKEALSRLEPLTNRNFTVNTGGDEAYSYQFRVCGDAGAIPGGGVVQKDKAGKETVIGKYTVTEATGGRDWVMLIYRNGSQYETHCTSEDRKAIIMISCKPGVLAGDLAIILEERERVKDCFYLFELDSSAVCPPVSSKLSLGSILLFVGFSCLAVYMIGGFLYQRLVVGAKGMEQFPNISFWQEIGNLSADGCDFVCRSRGSREEPPTYRGVATEPLGEESEERDDHLLPM